The window AACAATGGCCCATAGTTGGATTGAGGCCTTCCCAAATGAATTAACCGCTTTTGAAAAATGGGCTGAATTATATCCCGATAACTCTTCCCTACTTGTCGACACATATGATGTCATTGATTCAGGCGTGCCAAATGCAATCAAAGTATTTAAAAAACTTGAAGAAAAGGGTCACAAGCCAATCGGTATCAGAATCGATTCCGGCGATATTGCTCACTTATCAAAATTGGCAAGAAAAATGCTCGATAACGCCGGTTTTTCCGAAGCAAAAATTACTGCTTCAAATGCCTTAGACGAAACAACAATCCAGTCATTACTATTTAGCCAGCAGGCTCCAATTGATAATTTTGGTGTTGGAGAAGAATTGATTACCAGTGCCAGCGACCCTGTTTTAAGCGGTGTCTACAAACTGGTAGCAATTAAAAAAGATGATAAGGTTAGCCCGAAAATAAAAATTAGCGATAGCCGTGAAAAGGTCACTCTACCAGGAATCAAGCAACTTTATCGATTGTATAAAAAAGGAACTCGGCAGGCTTTTGCCGATGTGATTGCTTTAAAAGATGAGCATTTAACAAAAAGAATGCTCGTTAAATCAGCTGACCCATTAGACACAAAACAAAATATTAATCTAACGGACTTTGATTTAGAAACATTGCAAACGGATATCTTCGAAAAAGGAAAAGCTGTTTACAGTTCACCAACTGTACAACAAATCAGAAAAGCATCTCAACTATCTCTTAATGAACTGCCAGAAGAAACAAAGAGACTCAAGAACCCCAATAAATATCCTGTTTACATTACCGAGAAACTTGCTAAATTACAAGATAAATTATTGAAAGATCAAGACTAACAGTTTTAATTCATAGCCCTTAATAAGGCTTTGCCGGTCAAAGAGTTTGAGCAATCGAGGATTCCCGACGGAATGCCGCTATAAATAACTTGGCCGCCAAAAATTCCGGCTCCCGGTCCAATATCAATCAACCAATCTGCTTGGCTAATCACCGTTTGGTTGTGTTCGATAACAATTACGCCGTTATGAGCATCAACAAGCTGATTGATCAACTTAATTTGTTCGGCAATATCCTGCATATGCAGACCACTAGTCGGTTCGTCAAGCAAAAATACAGTTCCTTTTTCATTAAGCTGAGATGCCAACTTAATCCGCTGCAGTTCACCACCGGAAAGAGTCGTTAGAGTTTGATTCAAA of the Oenococcus sp. UCMA 16435 genome contains:
- a CDS encoding nicotinate phosphoribosyltransferase is translated as MNLSMVTDLYELSMANGYQQALEKEDGVFDVFFRRVPDDGSFVITAGLAQAIQAVSNFHFDENDLAYLKGLNLFTNNFLNFLKNFKFTGNISAIPEGTPVFPREPLLTIGGPLIETQLFETILLNIINHQSLIATKARRICYAAQGRPIMEFGARRAQGPSAATLGARAAIIGGCASTSNLLAAEKFGLTVAGTMAHSWIEAFPNELTAFEKWAELYPDNSSLLVDTYDVIDSGVPNAIKVFKKLEEKGHKPIGIRIDSGDIAHLSKLARKMLDNAGFSEAKITASNALDETTIQSLLFSQQAPIDNFGVGEELITSASDPVLSGVYKLVAIKKDDKVSPKIKISDSREKVTLPGIKQLYRLYKKGTRQAFADVIALKDEHLTKRMLVKSADPLDTKQNINLTDFDLETLQTDIFEKGKAVYSSPTVQQIRKASQLSLNELPEETKRLKNPNKYPVYITEKLAKLQDKLLKDQD